In Granulicella mallensis MP5ACTX8, the sequence CTGTGGCCACAGCCCCATCGCCAACCGTCAGATGTCCGGCAACTCCCACCTGGCCGGCAAGAATGACGTTCTTGCCGATGGTGGTCGATCCGGCGAGCCCTACCTGGGAGCAGAGCAGCGTATTCTCGCCGACAGTGGAACCATGACCGACCTGCACCAGGTTATCGACCTTGGCGCCTCGCGCGATCCGCGTCTCGCCGATGGAGGCCCGGTCGATGCAGGCGTTGGCTTGTACTTCAACCGCGTCTTCCAGAACGGCAGGTCCGGACTGCACGATCTTGACCCAACGTCCCTCTGCTCCCTTGGCAAAGCCGAAGCCGTCCGCTCCCACGATCGCTCCGTTCTGGAGCACGACGTCATTTCCCAGCCGGCAACCCTCGCGGACCACGGCATGCGCATGTGCAAAGAAACGGTCGCCGATCGTCACCTCCGGATAGATCACCACATGGGGAAGCAGAACCGCATCATCCCCGATGACGCATCCGGCAGAGATTACGACATAGGCCCCAATATGCGCTCCGCTACCGATGCTGGCGCTGGGATCGATCACCGCTGTCGGATGAATGCCGGGGGCATACACCGGGGGCTTGTAGA encodes:
- the lpxD gene encoding UDP-3-O-(3-hydroxymyristoyl)glucosamine N-acyltransferase: MKLKDLAERLGAELVVGDGQEAPGEVEITGIAGIEEAGPGHVTFVANPKYAGLARSTRAAAVIVEPEFASIGVPTLRIKNPYLAFAKAIEVFYKPPVYAPGIHPTAVIDPSASIGSGAHIGAYVVISAGCVIGDDAVLLPHVVIYPEVTIGDRFFAHAHAVVREGCRLGNDVVLQNGAIVGADGFGFAKGAEGRWVKIVQSGPAVLEDAVEVQANACIDRASIGETRIARGAKVDNLVQVGHGSTVGENTLLCSQVGLAGSTTIGKNVILAGQVGVAGHLTVGDGAVATAQSGIPSDVAPGAVVSGYPAMDNRAWLRTVAAVNRLPELLRRLKSSERDPK